In a genomic window of Thermoproteus tenax Kra 1:
- a CDS encoding cyclic pyranopterin monophosphate synthase MoaC yields MMVDISSKEDIGRYAEAIALSSTDRPDVCVQAAVKAVKNAYRYIPLLHPIPLQAAAHCNAGEIRAEAWTRWKTGVEMDALFGALVGAIASGSTEIKRLFVTLKVKGTDVKLDEGAAVEVSSITRPEVGYIARASGYIHLKSIDIIKQAGSRKAIPYARPRLSCRLVPRGCASCCLSNVSSLSTQTAE; encoded by the coding sequence ATGATGGTTGACATCTCGTCGAAAGAGGACATAGGAAGATACGCAGAGGCCATCGCTCTGTCTTCAACAGACCGCCCGGACGTCTGTGTTCAAGCGGCTGTCAAGGCCGTCAAAAACGCGTATAGATACATTCCGTTATTGCACCCGATCCCCCTACAGGCCGCCGCGCATTGCAACGCCGGAGAGATAAGAGCAGAGGCTTGGACTCGGTGGAAGACAGGCGTCGAGATGGACGCTTTGTTCGGCGCGCTTGTAGGAGCCATAGCGTCTGGCTCTACCGAGATTAAGAGGCTGTTCGTCACGCTTAAGGTCAAGGGCACTGACGTGAAGCTAGACGAGGGCGCCGCAGTTGAGGTCTCAAGCATAACAAGGCCCGAGGTGGGCTATATAGCTAGGGCCAGCGGATATATACACTTGAAGTCTATCGATATTATAAAGCAGGCCGGGTCGAGAAAGGCGATCCCATATGCGCGGCCAAGATTGTCGTGCCGCTTAGTGCCAAGAGGCTGTGCGAGCTGTTGCCTGTCGAATGTCTCAAGCTTGAGTACGCAAACAGCAGAATAG
- a CDS encoding cytidine deaminase, with protein sequence MEDLIAKARDALKNAYAPYSNFRVGAAVLTKSGRIYTGANVENASYGLTMCAERVAVFKAVTEGDRDIEAVAIVSDAGELVPPCGACRQVIAEFNPNALIIMATADGSKRLVVRLRDLLPMSFSRELLKR encoded by the coding sequence ATGGAGGACTTGATCGCGAAGGCCCGCGACGCTCTGAAGAACGCCTATGCTCCATACTCCAACTTCCGCGTGGGCGCAGCGGTACTCACAAAAAGCGGGAGAATATACACGGGGGCCAACGTCGAGAACGCAAGCTATGGGCTCACAATGTGCGCAGAGAGAGTCGCCGTCTTTAAGGCTGTAACCGAGGGGGACAGGGACATTGAGGCCGTAGCTATAGTGAGCGATGCGGGAGAGCTCGTGCCGCCCTGTGGGGCCTGCAGACAAGTCATAGCCGAGTTTAACCCAAACGCTCTGATAATAATGGCCACAGCCGACGGCTCAAAGAGGCTTGTAGTGCGCCTGAGAGACCTCCTGCCTATGTCGTTCAGTAGAGAGCTCTTAAAGAGATAG
- the moaA gene encoding GTP 3',8-cyclase MoaA: MVLLDKFGRPFLKLRIVVNDVCNFSCIFCHFEGQPRVVGPKLNADDYGFLAETLAKIGVYDFKLTGGEPLLRADIVDIVRRMKRGSVKISMTTNGFRLAELARELASAGLDRANVSLHVADPDKFSKVTNTPRGWYKRVLEGIDVAHQAGIDIKINAVILRGINDDGSSLKSLVKLASSVGASLQLIELMPVGSGAKIFNELYSPAENMIAHLLNMGARPMYTRKDLHNRPVFYVGGVKVEIVKNWNNPYFCAGCTTMRLTSDGKLKPCLYREPAADLYRPIKERNAEALIREVARVVYLREPTFKLSYSSL; the protein is encoded by the coding sequence GTGGTACTACTTGATAAATTCGGCAGACCTTTCCTGAAGCTGAGGATAGTTGTAAACGACGTATGTAATTTCTCATGTATTTTCTGTCACTTCGAGGGACAGCCGAGAGTTGTAGGGCCGAAGTTGAACGCTGACGACTACGGATTCTTGGCCGAAACGCTTGCCAAGATAGGCGTATATGACTTCAAACTGACAGGCGGTGAGCCGCTGCTGAGGGCCGATATAGTGGACATTGTGAGGAGGATGAAGAGAGGCTCTGTGAAGATATCGATGACCACGAACGGCTTCAGGTTAGCCGAGTTGGCGAGAGAGCTGGCCTCGGCCGGCCTTGATAGGGCCAACGTATCTCTCCACGTTGCGGATCCCGACAAATTCTCGAAAGTCACCAATACGCCGAGGGGGTGGTACAAGAGAGTTCTTGAGGGCATAGACGTTGCGCATCAGGCTGGCATAGACATCAAGATAAACGCCGTCATATTGAGGGGCATAAACGACGATGGCTCCTCCCTAAAGTCGCTCGTAAAGCTAGCGTCCTCGGTCGGAGCATCGTTGCAGTTGATAGAGCTCATGCCCGTAGGCTCCGGAGCAAAGATCTTCAACGAGCTGTACTCGCCGGCCGAGAACATGATAGCGCACTTGCTCAATATGGGGGCCAGACCTATGTATACGAGGAAGGACCTCCACAATCGCCCGGTGTTCTATGTGGGAGGAGTCAAGGTGGAGATAGTGAAAAATTGGAACAACCCATACTTCTGTGCAGGCTGTACAACTATGAGACTCACTAGCGACGGCAAGCTCAAGCCATGCCTATATAGGGAGCCCGCCGCAGACCTGTATAGGCCGATAAAGGAGAGGAACGCAGAGGCGCTCATCAGGGAAGTCGCTAGAGTCGTCTACCTGAGAGAGCCGACCTTTAAACTTAGCTATTCTTCGCTGTAG
- a CDS encoding tRNA splicing endonuclease: protein MDVLEEQVARDLKARGFKIVEKIEDGLFIAEKNERYLFYVLIEGVEKPLRQLYRVLNLGESISTPVILALVSNDGVVTYYSAHKLKLPRNIHVENI, encoded by the coding sequence ATGGACGTCTTGGAGGAGCAGGTCGCGAGGGACCTCAAGGCGAGGGGATTCAAGATAGTCGAGAAGATAGAGGACGGCCTCTTTATTGCCGAGAAGAACGAGCGCTATCTATTCTATGTATTGATCGAGGGAGTTGAAAAACCTCTGAGACAGCTCTACAGAGTGTTGAACTTGGGAGAGAGCATCTCCACGCCTGTGATACTGGCCCTGGTCAGCAACGACGGCGTTGTAACCTACTATTCAGCACATAAATTAAAACTGCCAAGAAATATACATGTTGAAAATATTTGA
- a CDS encoding 50S ribosomal protein L2, which yields MGKRILVQRRGRGGSQFRSPSWKRDGPVRYPLVTGFGYVVELLHEPGLDAPVAKIKMANGTEFLNFAAEGMYVGQRIEVGEDAQVKPGNILPVGKIPEGTMVFNVEKRYGDGGKYARAGGTYAVVLAHKVEEGKTTIRLPSGRTIDVDSRARATVGIVAGGGRIEKPMLKAGAKYHRARAKAWKWPTVRGKAMSPYAHPHGGGSHPKGGTPVPKTAPPGQKVGFIASRCTGRGCKRARAQQRI from the coding sequence GTGGGTAAGCGGATACTAGTACAGAGGAGGGGAAGGGGAGGATCTCAGTTTAGATCGCCGAGCTGGAAGAGAGATGGGCCAGTGAGATATCCCCTTGTGACAGGCTTCGGATACGTGGTAGAGCTACTCCACGAGCCGGGCCTCGATGCGCCGGTTGCTAAAATTAAGATGGCCAACGGAACTGAGTTCCTCAATTTCGCCGCAGAGGGCATGTACGTGGGCCAGAGGATAGAGGTCGGAGAGGACGCGCAGGTCAAGCCCGGGAATATATTGCCCGTGGGTAAGATACCAGAGGGCACTATGGTGTTCAATGTGGAGAAGAGGTACGGCGACGGCGGGAAGTACGCCAGAGCGGGGGGAACATACGCCGTAGTGTTGGCCCACAAAGTCGAAGAGGGGAAGACCACGATCAGGCTCCCCAGCGGCCGAACTATAGATGTGGACTCGAGGGCGCGCGCCACTGTGGGCATAGTGGCCGGAGGAGGGAGGATAGAAAAGCCTATGTTGAAGGCCGGCGCCAAGTACCATAGAGCTAGGGCCAAGGCTTGGAAGTGGCCCACTGTGAGGGGCAAGGCCATGAGCCCGTACGCGCACCCGCACGGCGGAGGCAGCCACCCCAAGGGAGGTACTCCGGTGCCCAAGACGGCGCCGCCGGGACAGAAGGTCGGATTCATCGCTTCGAGGTGTACAGGCCGCGGCTGTAAAAGGGCGCGCGCCCAACAACGGATTTAG
- a CDS encoding SDR family oxidoreductase, with translation MLKGRVAIVTAASRGIGKGVAKVLAREGASLVIASRDFERLTKTADEIKSEYGAEVVAVKADLTKREEVASITKSALESFGRIDILVYNTGPPKPGAFLELTEADWDYAVKLLLLSAVWLTRDVLNHMIQRRQGRLIYITSLTLKRPLPNLTLSNVVRLSLAGLVKTLAYQLAPYNILVNGVLQGYVETERVLELAKDRAAKEGKPIEEILRAMSQEIPLGRMAKPEEVGELVAFLASDRASYITGSLISIDGGYVQCL, from the coding sequence ATGCTCAAGGGAAGGGTCGCCATAGTCACTGCGGCCAGCAGAGGGATCGGCAAGGGCGTAGCTAAAGTTCTAGCCCGCGAGGGTGCCAGCTTGGTCATCGCCTCGAGAGACTTCGAGAGACTGACTAAGACCGCAGACGAGATAAAGTCCGAGTACGGGGCTGAGGTAGTAGCCGTGAAGGCAGATTTGACTAAAAGGGAGGAGGTCGCCTCTATAACTAAGTCGGCGCTAGAGAGCTTCGGGAGGATCGATATACTGGTTTATAACACAGGCCCTCCAAAGCCGGGCGCCTTCCTAGAGCTGACCGAGGCCGATTGGGACTATGCGGTCAAGCTCTTGTTATTGAGCGCTGTGTGGCTCACCAGAGACGTATTGAACCATATGATTCAGAGGAGGCAAGGGAGACTAATCTATATCACGTCGCTGACTTTGAAGAGGCCTCTCCCTAATCTGACCCTCTCGAATGTCGTCAGACTATCTCTGGCAGGCCTCGTCAAAACGTTGGCTTATCAGTTAGCGCCGTACAATATATTAGTAAACGGCGTGTTGCAGGGCTATGTGGAGACCGAGAGAGTACTAGAGTTGGCTAAAGATAGAGCGGCCAAGGAGGGAAAACCGATCGAGGAGATCCTGAGAGCAATGTCCCAAGAGATACCATTAGGTCGAATGGCGAAGCCTGAGGAGGTGGGGGAGCTAGTTGCGTTTCTTGCGTCCGATAGAGCAAGCTACATCACCGGATCCCTTATCTCGATCGATGGAGGCTACGTCCAATGCCTCTAG
- a CDS encoding winged helix-turn-helix domain-containing protein, with protein MPDDVKIKYRIWVEWGTNQIIGPGIYDILKAIEETGSIASAARKLGFSYKFIWTYLKKLEDILQVPLVQSKRGGKERGKTELTEIGQILLKYYEDMNKEINTILPAWESKFKEVLNSLDKYRVQEAETGEEELPFYSEE; from the coding sequence GTGCCCGATGACGTCAAAATAAAATACAGAATTTGGGTCGAATGGGGCACTAACCAGATCATAGGGCCCGGCATTTATGATATACTAAAGGCTATAGAGGAGACCGGCTCTATAGCCTCCGCCGCGAGAAAACTTGGTTTTTCATATAAATTCATATGGACTTATTTAAAGAAGCTAGAGGATATACTACAAGTTCCATTAGTTCAATCAAAGAGAGGTGGAAAGGAGCGGGGGAAGACTGAATTGACAGAAATTGGACAAATTTTGTTAAAATACTACGAGGATATGAATAAGGAAATCAATACGATACTGCCAGCGTGGGAAAGTAAGTTTAAAGAAGTACTAAATTCGCTGGATAAATATAGAGTTCAGGAGGCTGAGACGGGCGAGGAGGAGTTGCCCTTCTACAGCGAAGAATAG
- a CDS encoding Mrp/NBP35 family ATP-binding protein translates to MSNIKVNIRGGAAPPGSLADYLKNVKLKLMTISGKGGVGKSFVSAAVALGFALRGYRVGILDGDIYGPTIPKMLGMSDATLYADSKTGKIIPAVGPLGVKVVSIDFMLPSEDTAVIWRGALVTQALRDFISQVDWGALDVLIVDLPPGTGDAPLTIAQSLQGGIDGSIIVTIPSEVSRRIVVKAIDFSRKVRVPIAGIVENMCCFVCPDNGKIYYILGEGAGRKIAEKMNVPFLGQIPMDPELSKHLDGGRLHEFLSSNNATTKYIEEIVGALISKYGEKLKQEIKEERPKRVSLMKLPGEDEDQES, encoded by the coding sequence ATGAGTAATATCAAGGTGAACATACGCGGCGGCGCCGCGCCGCCGGGCTCTCTCGCCGACTATTTAAAAAATGTAAAATTAAAGCTGATGACGATATCCGGTAAAGGCGGCGTCGGCAAGTCCTTTGTGAGCGCCGCGGTAGCCTTGGGCTTTGCCCTAAGAGGATATAGAGTTGGTATTCTTGACGGCGATATATATGGCCCAACTATACCTAAGATGCTCGGAATGAGCGACGCCACTTTATACGCCGATTCAAAGACTGGCAAGATAATACCTGCGGTCGGACCCCTCGGCGTTAAGGTCGTCTCCATCGACTTTATGTTGCCAAGCGAGGATACAGCGGTGATATGGAGGGGGGCCTTGGTAACTCAAGCGCTCAGAGACTTCATCTCGCAAGTGGACTGGGGCGCCCTAGATGTGCTCATAGTGGACTTGCCGCCCGGCACTGGAGATGCGCCGTTGACCATCGCGCAGAGTCTCCAGGGCGGCATCGACGGTAGTATTATAGTGACAATACCGTCTGAGGTCTCCCGCCGCATTGTAGTAAAGGCCATAGACTTCTCTAGGAAGGTGCGCGTTCCAATAGCTGGCATTGTTGAGAATATGTGCTGCTTTGTATGTCCAGATAATGGAAAAATATACTATATACTAGGCGAAGGTGCTGGAAGAAAAATAGCAGAGAAAATGAATGTGCCGTTCTTGGGCCAGATACCGATGGATCCGGAGCTCTCTAAACACCTAGACGGCGGGAGGCTCCACGAGTTCCTTTCGTCGAACAACGCTACAACTAAGTATATAGAGGAGATAGTCGGCGCTCTCATCTCCAAATACGGCGAAAAGTTGAAACAGGAGATTAAGGAGGAGAGGCCGAAGAGGGTGTCCCTAATGAAGCTACCCGGAGAGGACGAGGACCAAGAATCCTAA
- the glyA gene encoding serine hydroxymethyltransferase, with amino-acid sequence MAYPGDLEKMLNLVMEHNKWRRRETVNLIASENVMSPLAELIYLNDLMGRYAEGTVGKRYYKGTKYVDQIEGALANAFADVLGAKYVDVRPISGTVANLATYYALAPEGGVIASLSTRAGGHISHNQVGGPKALKFRVVELPWDVERFNIDVDGARRVIEENKPRIVLLGASLYLFPHPVREIAEIAHSVGSYVIHDSAHVFGLIVGGRFPNPLKEGADVTTSSTHKTFPGPQGGLIASGLEGEVNEAISRGVFPVFTSNYHMHRYAATYVTLVEMREFGEQYADQIVRNARALAEALHANGFDVVAEGLGFTRTHQVAVDVSKFGGGEVVSSLLEDANIIVNKNMLPWDKSAVKPSGIRLGVQEATRWGMREGEMAEIASFFKSVLIDGVEPAKVREKVVEFRRNFLEVKYGYKIDAEFARGFLRDLGIFL; translated from the coding sequence ATGGCGTATCCAGGAGATCTGGAAAAGATGCTTAATCTCGTAATGGAGCACAACAAGTGGAGACGTAGAGAGACTGTGAACCTCATAGCGTCTGAGAACGTTATGTCGCCTCTGGCTGAGCTGATCTACCTTAACGATCTAATGGGAAGATACGCCGAGGGAACTGTGGGCAAAAGATATTACAAGGGCACCAAGTATGTGGACCAGATAGAGGGGGCGTTGGCCAATGCGTTCGCCGACGTGCTCGGCGCTAAATACGTCGACGTACGACCTATATCGGGCACCGTGGCCAATCTAGCTACATATTATGCGTTGGCGCCCGAGGGCGGAGTGATCGCCTCGCTGTCCACTAGGGCCGGCGGCCACATAAGTCACAACCAAGTGGGAGGGCCGAAGGCCCTGAAATTTAGAGTCGTGGAGCTCCCCTGGGATGTTGAACGTTTTAACATAGATGTAGACGGAGCTAGAAGAGTCATTGAAGAGAACAAACCGCGTATTGTGTTGTTGGGGGCCTCCCTCTATCTATTCCCGCACCCTGTGAGGGAGATCGCCGAGATCGCCCACAGTGTAGGCTCCTACGTCATCCACGACTCTGCCCACGTCTTCGGCCTAATAGTGGGAGGGAGATTTCCCAACCCGCTTAAGGAGGGGGCCGACGTCACCACCTCGTCTACACACAAGACATTTCCGGGTCCCCAAGGCGGCCTTATAGCCAGCGGGCTTGAGGGCGAGGTGAACGAGGCCATATCTAGGGGGGTCTTCCCCGTCTTCACCTCTAACTACCACATGCACAGATATGCGGCCACCTACGTCACCTTAGTCGAAATGCGCGAGTTCGGCGAGCAATATGCCGACCAGATCGTTAGAAACGCCAGAGCCCTCGCTGAGGCGCTCCACGCGAACGGCTTCGATGTAGTCGCCGAGGGGCTGGGCTTCACTAGGACGCACCAAGTGGCTGTAGACGTCTCAAAATTCGGAGGCGGGGAGGTCGTCTCGAGCCTGCTAGAGGACGCCAACATAATAGTCAACAAGAATATGCTACCTTGGGATAAAAGTGCTGTTAAGCCCAGCGGCATAAGGCTCGGCGTACAAGAAGCGACCAGATGGGGCATGCGCGAGGGCGAGATGGCTGAGATAGCAAGCTTCTTCAAGAGCGTGTTAATCGATGGAGTAGAGCCCGCTAAAGTGAGGGAGAAGGTGGTTGAGTTTAGGAGAAACTTCCTGGAGGTTAAGTACGGCTATAAGATAGATGCCGAGTTTGCTAGAGGGTTCCTCAGAGACCTCGGCATATTCCTCTAG
- a CDS encoding zinc ribbon domain-containing protein has product MLRDRIYRVGFGGMLREIVRKARERGIPVIRVNPRGTSSACPRCGLVRGPAPRLHLCPRCG; this is encoded by the coding sequence GTGCTTAGGGACAGAATATACCGAGTCGGCTTCGGAGGCATGCTGAGGGAGATTGTACGGAAGGCGAGGGAACGCGGCATCCCGGTGATAAGGGTTAATCCAAGGGGCACCTCCTCCGCCTGCCCGCGGTGCGGGCTTGTGAGGGGCCCTGCCCCGAGGCTCCACCTCTGCCCCCGCTGCGGGTGA
- the amrB gene encoding AmmeMemoRadiSam system protein B encodes MHKVRRPAVAGYFYEAEREALLERIKWAVRHEVGPGSETLKLEGTRALGAVVPHAGYIYSGPVAAWAYAALRSFGAPDSVVIVGPNHYGVGSPVAIMRSGVWETPLGSLSVDEELAEGLIREYKALEDDFYAFSREHSIEVQLPFLQYFFGDVKIVPIALWRQTPSVAKELGSALARVISKHNKKVYVLASSDFNHYEHHEITVKKDEVAIKEIVEGDVDRFFEVLSKYDISACGPGAVGALMRAASELGFKARLLKHATSGDTSGYVEETVGYASILFYD; translated from the coding sequence ATGCATAAAGTCAGAAGGCCGGCTGTAGCCGGCTATTTCTATGAGGCCGAGAGAGAAGCCCTTCTGGAGAGAATCAAGTGGGCCGTGCGCCACGAGGTGGGCCCTGGATCTGAGACGTTGAAGTTGGAGGGAACAAGGGCGCTGGGGGCCGTGGTTCCTCACGCTGGTTACATCTATTCAGGTCCCGTGGCCGCGTGGGCATACGCCGCCTTGAGGAGTTTCGGAGCGCCGGACTCAGTCGTGATAGTGGGGCCCAACCACTACGGCGTGGGCTCCCCTGTGGCCATAATGAGGTCCGGCGTCTGGGAGACGCCGCTAGGCTCTCTGTCTGTCGATGAGGAGCTCGCCGAGGGGCTTATTAGAGAATATAAGGCATTAGAGGACGACTTCTATGCGTTTTCAAGGGAGCACTCAATAGAGGTCCAGTTGCCCTTCCTTCAATACTTTTTTGGCGACGTAAAGATAGTGCCCATCGCTCTGTGGAGACAGACTCCCTCAGTGGCCAAGGAGCTGGGGTCGGCGCTGGCCAGAGTTATTTCAAAGCACAACAAGAAGGTCTACGTCCTCGCCAGTAGCGACTTCAACCACTACGAGCACCACGAGATAACAGTGAAGAAAGACGAGGTAGCCATTAAGGAGATCGTGGAGGGAGACGTAGATAGATTCTTCGAAGTCCTATCTAAGTACGACATATCTGCATGCGGTCCGGGCGCGGTAGGGGCGTTAATGAGGGCCGCGTCCGAGCTAGGGTTCAAGGCGAGATTATTGAAACACGCCACCTCGGGCGACACGAGCGGATACGTCGAGGAGACCGTCGGATATGCCAGCATATTATTCTATGATTGA
- a CDS encoding DNA-directed RNA polymerase subunit M, with product MSCPKCGSKAVKVTSSGKYLCTTCGYTWPIPEAQLGWAIEIFQMERAYEELKDAKNIDCAKLKEEIKRRGLDDEKAAKIARRVLRRAIKLSGDHRAQEELGSALKEC from the coding sequence ATGAGCTGCCCTAAATGTGGTAGCAAGGCTGTGAAGGTCACATCGTCCGGCAAATACTTGTGTACAACATGCGGTTACACTTGGCCCATACCTGAGGCCCAACTGGGATGGGCCATTGAGATATTCCAGATGGAGAGGGCCTACGAGGAGCTCAAAGACGCCAAAAACATCGATTGCGCCAAGCTTAAGGAGGAGATAAAGAGGAGGGGCCTAGACGACGAGAAGGCGGCCAAGATAGCCAGGCGCGTTCTGAGAAGGGCAATAAAGCTGAGCGGGGATCATAGGGCGCAAGAGGAGTTGGGCTCGGCCCTCAAGGAGTGCTAA
- a CDS encoding cyclic pyranopterin monophosphate synthase MoaC, whose protein sequence is MCAAKIVVPLSAKRLCELLPVECLKLEYANSRIEFVSDGVYIEAVLKARDASPSLEALFSVGTALLTIWDMVKKYEKDERGQYPDTYVELSL, encoded by the coding sequence ATATGCGCGGCCAAGATTGTCGTGCCGCTTAGTGCCAAGAGGCTGTGCGAGCTGTTGCCTGTCGAATGTCTCAAGCTTGAGTACGCAAACAGCAGAATAGAGTTTGTCTCAGACGGCGTCTACATAGAGGCCGTCTTGAAGGCTCGCGACGCATCGCCCAGTTTAGAGGCGTTGTTCTCAGTCGGCACAGCCCTGTTGACTATATGGGATATGGTCAAGAAGTACGAGAAAGACGAGAGAGGCCAATACCCTGACACCTACGTTGAGCTATCTCTTTAA
- the fni gene encoding type 2 isopentenyl-diphosphate Delta-isomerase translates to MIDKRKNDHIYLASAPESQVGDSWLEDVVLIHKALPELDLEEVDTKADFLGRRISMPFIIGAMTGGTELAEKINTRLAKAAEEVGVPMYVGSQRIGILKPEARRSFEVVKQYAPSVPKIANLGAPQIARLPEGEILRWAEEAVAMIDAAALAVHLNPAQEVFQPEGEPYFKGVLDKLKFIKSALKVPLVVKEVGNGISREVAQALDGVADIIDVAGLGGTSFVAIEGLRAKPEAPQLYEVSEDFRTWGIPTAAAICEVRSAFKGPIIASGGIRSGLDGARALSLGADFFSASQPLLKAAMEDRVVEALRKIHMGLRTAMFLTGSANVEELKRAPKVLSPRLEGWLRQRGIIC, encoded by the coding sequence ATGATTGATAAGAGGAAGAACGACCATATATATCTGGCCTCAGCGCCGGAGTCGCAAGTGGGGGACAGCTGGTTGGAGGACGTGGTGTTGATACACAAAGCGCTGCCAGAGCTGGATCTCGAGGAGGTCGACACCAAGGCCGACTTCCTCGGCCGCAGAATATCAATGCCCTTTATAATAGGTGCCATGACGGGCGGGACGGAGCTAGCAGAGAAGATAAACACAAGGTTGGCGAAAGCCGCCGAGGAAGTCGGAGTTCCCATGTACGTGGGCTCCCAGAGGATCGGCATACTCAAACCTGAGGCCAGGAGGAGCTTCGAGGTTGTGAAACAATACGCGCCGTCAGTGCCCAAGATAGCCAATCTGGGGGCGCCCCAGATAGCGAGGCTCCCCGAGGGCGAGATACTACGTTGGGCCGAGGAGGCAGTGGCAATGATAGATGCAGCAGCACTGGCAGTACACTTAAACCCGGCACAGGAGGTGTTTCAGCCTGAGGGAGAGCCCTATTTCAAGGGCGTCTTAGACAAACTCAAGTTCATAAAGAGTGCCCTGAAGGTTCCATTAGTAGTCAAGGAGGTGGGCAACGGCATTTCGAGGGAAGTGGCCCAGGCGCTGGACGGCGTAGCCGATATAATCGACGTGGCAGGTCTCGGCGGAACCTCCTTTGTGGCTATAGAGGGCCTCCGCGCCAAGCCTGAGGCGCCTCAGCTCTATGAGGTTTCAGAGGATTTCAGAACGTGGGGCATCCCCACGGCAGCGGCCATATGCGAGGTAAGGTCGGCATTTAAAGGCCCAATTATAGCGTCGGGCGGCATTAGGTCGGGTCTCGACGGCGCGAGGGCGCTGAGCCTCGGCGCGGACTTCTTTTCTGCGTCACAGCCTCTGCTGAAGGCCGCTATGGAGGACAGAGTAGTGGAGGCCCTCCGCAAGATCCACATGGGCCTTAGGACAGCAATGTTTCTAACGGGCAGCGCCAACGTAGAGGAGCTGAAGAGGGCGCCCAAGGTCTTGTCGCCGCGCCTTGAGGGTTGGCTTAGACAGAGAGGTATTATATGTTGA
- the rpsB gene encoding 30S ribosomal protein S2, producing MSEAGEGYEYLVPLERYLSSGIRLGTKMSNKYLERRGFIFAVRPDGLRIFDIRKIDERLRIAAKFIARYSPDRVLVHTTRPYGFKPIEMFCKYTGCRYIAGRFTPGSLTNPYLPNYMEIDLLMVVDPKLDSQAVKEAADMGIPTVALVDTDTPIDFIDLMIPCNNKGRRSLALIFWILARQVLRERGELKPDQDLPVQPEDFETRFVEAK from the coding sequence ATGAGCGAAGCCGGCGAGGGATACGAGTATTTAGTCCCTCTGGAGAGATACCTATCTTCGGGCATAAGGCTTGGCACAAAGATGTCCAACAAGTACTTGGAGAGAAGGGGCTTCATCTTCGCCGTGAGGCCCGACGGTCTCCGAATATTTGACATAAGGAAGATAGATGAGAGGCTTAGGATCGCAGCGAAGTTCATAGCTAGATACAGCCCAGATAGGGTGTTGGTCCATACGACGAGGCCCTACGGCTTCAAGCCCATCGAGATGTTCTGCAAATATACTGGATGTAGATATATAGCCGGGAGATTCACTCCAGGCTCTCTCACCAACCCATATCTGCCTAACTATATGGAGATAGACCTCTTGATGGTAGTGGACCCCAAGTTGGACTCCCAAGCTGTCAAGGAGGCAGCCGATATGGGCATACCCACAGTGGCCTTAGTGGATACGGATACTCCTATCGACTTCATCGATTTGATGATACCTTGCAACAACAAAGGAAGACGCAGTCTGGCCCTAATCTTCTGGATACTGGCCCGCCAAGTTTTGAGAGAAAGAGGAGAACTGAAACCGGATCAAGACTTGCCAGTCCAGCCCGAGGACTTTGAGACCCGGTTCGTTGAGGCTAAATAA